Proteins found in one Lutimonas zeaxanthinifaciens genomic segment:
- a CDS encoding DUF4230 domain-containing protein, with product MEALLGLFLGAIITYWVMRYIKIQKRKDITNAQSVILMEKIRKVWKLITVEGEFAEIYHYENTKERFMSMVSSKKKAILLINAKAHVGFDLSKINMEPNIEKKVIRLTDFPDPQVLSLETDLKYYDKKDGLFNKFDSTDLTEVNSKAKEYVLLKIPESGLFDTAKSEALEAVLLIQNIVETIGWTLDYQDLLLAKNNKGIAIQEKLMNKLEQEN from the coding sequence ATGGAAGCTTTACTTGGACTTTTTCTCGGAGCGATCATTACCTATTGGGTGATGCGGTATATCAAAATTCAGAAGCGAAAAGATATTACCAATGCCCAGTCAGTTATTCTTATGGAAAAGATCAGAAAGGTCTGGAAACTGATAACTGTTGAGGGAGAGTTTGCAGAAATATATCATTACGAGAATACAAAGGAAAGATTCATGAGTATGGTATCGAGTAAGAAAAAAGCGATCTTGTTAATTAATGCAAAGGCACACGTAGGATTTGATCTTTCCAAAATCAATATGGAGCCTAATATCGAAAAAAAAGTAATTAGACTGACAGATTTTCCTGATCCTCAGGTTCTGAGTTTGGAGACGGATCTGAAATACTACGACAAAAAAGACGGTCTGTTTAACAAATTTGACTCCACTGATTTGACTGAAGTCAATTCTAAAGCCAAAGAATACGTATTGTTAAAAATACCGGAAAGCGGTTTATTTGATACGGCCAAAAGCGAAGCCCTGGAGGCGGTTCTTCTTATCCAGAATATTGTGGAAACCATTGGATGGACCCTTGACTACCAAGACCTGTTACTTGCAAAAAACAATAAAGGAATTGCTATACAGGAAAAATTAATGAATAAACTGGAACAGGAAAATTGA
- the hemW gene encoding radical SAM family heme chaperone HemW has translation MAGIYIHIPFCKQACYYCDFHFSTSLRNKESMLSAIKRELILRKNEFKESIETIYFGGGTPSLLNSLEIDSIIDLIRMHFQVTENPEITLEANPDDLSKEKLEELSKTPVNRLSIGVQSFFDEDLRYMNRAHNSKQAIDSMEHASKWFENISMDLIYGMPTLNEKRWEENLQFTFDFNVNHISSYALTVEPRTALDHFIRKGTYKAPSEKKAESHFKILQQLTKAEEFIQYEISNFGKKGYFSRHNTSYWKGLKYLGIGPSAHSFDGTRRSWNVSNNAKYLKSLEKDELSIEVEYLTVEDRINEMIMTGIRTIWGISIVDIVTEFGQDYKEQLMKQAQKHLQSGILYLREEQLVLRPEKYFLADGIASDMFLIKV, from the coding sequence ATGGCCGGTATCTATATACATATACCTTTTTGCAAACAGGCATGTTATTATTGTGATTTTCATTTTTCAACCTCGCTTAGGAATAAGGAATCTATGTTATCGGCCATTAAAAGGGAGCTGATACTGCGAAAGAACGAATTCAAAGAATCCATTGAAACCATATACTTTGGTGGTGGGACGCCCTCGTTGCTGAACTCTTTGGAAATTGATAGTATCATAGATTTGATCAGAATGCATTTTCAGGTGACTGAAAATCCGGAGATTACCCTTGAAGCGAATCCCGATGACTTGTCCAAAGAGAAGTTAGAAGAATTGAGCAAGACACCTGTCAACAGATTGAGTATTGGGGTCCAGTCTTTTTTTGACGAGGACTTAAGGTATATGAACAGGGCACATAACAGTAAACAGGCCATAGATTCAATGGAGCATGCTTCAAAATGGTTTGAGAATATCAGTATGGACCTGATTTATGGAATGCCAACTCTCAATGAAAAACGATGGGAGGAAAACCTTCAGTTTACCTTTGATTTTAATGTCAATCACATCTCAAGTTATGCCCTGACGGTTGAGCCCAGAACCGCTTTGGATCATTTTATACGGAAAGGAACATACAAAGCTCCCTCTGAAAAAAAGGCAGAAAGCCATTTTAAAATTCTTCAGCAACTTACAAAGGCAGAAGAATTTATCCAGTATGAAATTTCAAATTTTGGAAAGAAAGGTTATTTCTCGAGACATAACACCTCTTATTGGAAAGGGTTAAAATATCTGGGTATTGGACCTTCTGCACATTCCTTTGACGGAACACGAAGAAGCTGGAATGTGTCCAACAATGCTAAGTACCTGAAATCACTTGAAAAGGATGAGCTATCCATTGAAGTTGAATATTTAACCGTTGAAGACAGGATCAATGAAATGATCATGACCGGAATAAGGACAATCTGGGGAATCTCAATTGTGGATATCGTTACAGAGTTTGGTCAAGATTACAAAGAACAGCTGATGAAGCAAGCCCAAAAACACCTTCAATCTGGCATTCTGTACCTTCGTGAAGAGCAACTTGTTTTAAGACCTGAGAAATATTTTCTCGCGGACGGAATTGCATCGGATATGTTTTTGATCAAAGTATGA
- a CDS encoding ABC transporter permease, with translation MMRLLYMETFKLFRQSRTYYAILALFFIEAIVLLSAYYQGTGIIDIVLANLKDTFYFQGKLLNGNLIIYFILNSFWFHVPLLCMIIVSGMLTVEYQEKTLQTVLMQPVVKWKYLLAKYIVASLFTIFLVLLLALTSFILSYGIFGTGDLVVYTNGLTFFEHDDALYRLVFAFLVGTLSLVYFSVVSLTLAVLLKESFKTWIVASLFLIVSTLLLKIDLGHEIWNQVAFFKLNNTWQYFFNQDIEWNTILINSVLMGLYILVTMLVGLFLFQKNDIG, from the coding sequence ATGATGCGACTACTTTATATGGAAACCTTTAAATTGTTTCGTCAAAGCCGCACCTATTATGCTATTTTGGCTCTCTTTTTTATTGAAGCTATCGTACTATTAAGTGCTTATTATCAGGGCACAGGAATTATTGACATTGTGTTGGCCAATTTGAAGGATACGTTCTACTTTCAAGGCAAGTTGCTTAACGGAAACCTGATCATATACTTTATACTGAACTCCTTTTGGTTTCATGTGCCCTTACTCTGCATGATAATTGTATCTGGCATGCTTACAGTCGAATATCAAGAAAAAACTTTACAAACGGTGCTTATGCAACCCGTTGTGAAGTGGAAATATCTATTAGCGAAATATATCGTTGCCAGTTTATTTACCATTTTTTTAGTGCTGCTATTGGCCCTAACATCCTTTATATTGTCGTACGGAATTTTTGGAACAGGAGACTTGGTGGTCTATACCAACGGACTCACTTTTTTTGAACACGATGATGCCTTGTATAGATTGGTGTTTGCTTTTTTAGTCGGAACCCTTTCTTTGGTATACTTTTCTGTGGTAAGTTTAACCTTAGCCGTCTTGTTGAAAGAAAGTTTTAAAACTTGGATTGTAGCTTCGTTGTTTTTGATCGTTTCTACATTATTATTGAAAATAGACCTGGGCCATGAAATATGGAACCAGGTAGCCTTTTTTAAATTGAACAATACCTGGCAATATTTTTTTAACCAGGATATTGAATGGAATACGATTTTGATCAATTCGGTCTTAATGGGTCTTTATATTTTAGTGACCATGCTTGTAGGGCTATTTTTATTTCAGAAAAATGACATTGGATGA